A stretch of DNA from Desulfosarcina ovata subsp. ovata:
TTGCTTTTCATGAGCCGTGATTTCGATTGCCTGCCGGAACGTGGCAAGCCCGTCCAGCAGTTGCCTCTGTTCAATGTTCAATGCCGGAAATACGCGGATGCCATTCCCATGGGTTTGTCGAACGAAAAGTCTCCGGGATAAGGCGATTGGCGGAAAAGAATATACCAGAATGCGCAGGATTTTCATTCGTATTCAAGGCGGGCTTTTTTACGCATAGTGGGGCTATGTGTGGAAAAGCCCAACGTAGAAGACGGATGAAAAGACAAGCAGGCGGGTATATTCTTTGACAGAAATCGCCTAAGCACTCATCCGTAACTCTGGCGGCTGTCGCTTCATCACTGAATTCCACTATCAGCAGGAGGCCCTTCCCTCTGACTTCTGTGACAACGCCGGAATAATCTTCACGCCAACGAGACATTTCATCAAGTGCCGATTGCCCCAGTTTTGCAACATGAGCGCTGATATTGTTATCAACCAGATACCGGATAACCGCATAGGCGACAGCACACGCAAGGGGGTTGCCACAGTAAGTGCCGCCATGATCGCCTACCTCCAATTGATCGGATATCTCCTCGGATATAGCGAATGCGCCAAGGGGAAACCCCCCGGCGATTCCCTTTGCCATCGTCAAAAAATCTGCTTGGAGATTGGCTTCATCTATAGCGAACATTGGCCCGGTGCGGCAGAAACCTGTCTGGATCTCATCCACGATAAGGAGCGTGCCGTTTGCTTTGCAAAGCCGGGAGACATCCTCCAGATATCCTTCCGACGGGATACGAACGCCCCCTTCGCCTTGAACCGGTTCCAAAATGACAGCAGCAACGTCACCGTCGAGGGCGTGCCGAATTCCATCCAGATCGTTGTATGAAACAAACAAGTAGCCGGGCATGAGAGGATTGTACTTTTCGCGGTGTTTCGCTTGGCCCGTGGCTGATGCCGTACTGATGGTACGGCCATGAAAACTGCCTTCGGTTGCTATCACCGTTCGACGGCCAGTAACCTTTCGAGCAAGCTTAATGGCAGCGTCATTGG
This window harbors:
- a CDS encoding aspartate aminotransferase family protein produces the protein MGTTKTIEIENAHMPPFFTKIPVSIERGEGVYVWDEEGNRYLDLTAGWGVTSIGHAHPAIQNALSEQAARILQNPNSGLTYSPSRSRLLSLLSNVLPANLSRVFFSNSGAEANDAAIKLARKVTGRRTVIATEGSFHGRTISTASATGQAKHREKYNPLMPGYLFVSYNDLDGIRHALDGDVAAVILEPVQGEGGVRIPSEGYLEDVSRLCKANGTLLIVDEIQTGFCRTGPMFAIDEANLQADFLTMAKGIAGGFPLGAFAISEEISDQLEVGDHGGTYCGNPLACAVAYAVIRYLVDNNISAHVAKLGQSALDEMSRWREDYSGVVTEVRGKGLLLIVEFSDEATAARVTDECLGDFCQRIYPPACLFIRLLRWAFPHIAPLCVKKPALNTNENPAHSGIFFSANRLIPETFRSTNPWEWHPRISGIEH